One Frankia alni ACN14a DNA window includes the following coding sequences:
- a CDS encoding AAA domain-containing protein yields MTARHDDAVQRAALADRCHRLVRFLHEVAVARSARVRTVEEHPLAVWLADIPAGVALAEHAGAGEVLLTAPAAATLPPPPPLPPLLAGRIRLPDAAAADPDRPPAWPNADVGADVGADADADADPGADAATGPDPASPEYGRIEAAYREWLPGWRIWATRARADAERRALHNTLHAVAARVAQEGDALELVLATGLLTWAPPGGPLIREHLLSTRVSCEIDPVSSDIRVRVPAGGATRLGDGPLLDGLPGFRRERTNHLHERLQNRPPVPLGADDPRLLRDWLALALDVPVDGFDPQDAPPPPSPPDGPAHPRVTFAPALVLRVRDQASLLTYYERMLAALRGDGPPPLGLVQLVATLDADERLAWLDAEGATSGAELGADPLLPLPASPEQARVLERLRHDNGVVVEGPPGTGKTHTIANLISALLAEGQRVLVTSQKAQALRVLREKLPPELQRLCVSLTDVEEASGPAGGAAATVDAGGVGSPELAASVSALAAEKAVYHPEALDRRIEQAARRRAEALRARAELAERARGARAAERAVHPDGEVGAAGWGGTRAGIAARVRDGGEAHGWLPLPVPPAVSGDERPAPLTDTEAVELYSLLRACADDPVSPAATDAGRPADPADPTDVPTGAVPPVLPAARFAALVTADRAARRAAEAARAEVTAAARGLLDAIATAGPGSSPTGPLRAAVTALVRALDDLSAHGARGPDREWIPAALDDALAGRDRLLWAKVSAAAPLIAEAARHVDDLGLRAVVLPSAGSAPIDPARVADGGAGVPGGAGEPDRAVPDRAEPDRAEPDGAEPDGAGRGTELDPAVLLPRAEALRAHLDEGAELRRRFRPKVQRDADALLRHVTVDGVAPTTPELLDVVLTRLRAELAVEAAGRGWTLVGRPPRPGDPLEVRLSRLVEGQQAVERIDAVVAARDRVVALAAEAAPGQPVTIDSAADGRDLAAAMAALEPMAAAVDADRALADLADAYDRLAADPDAPTALAAELGAVAAAARTRDADAYATARAALDAAAARRQAAARQAVLLHRLRAAHPALADLLTAATIHRSDRGPGGERGRDDGGDDPWPARLASFSAAWAWAVAADWLTRAARDAGVPGGAATASPDLDAQLDAAEDVLAAATAELAGAKAWKHCLERMGAEQSAALRAYADTVAAGGTLAGRHAERYRQAAREAMEIAQTAVPAWVMPIREVLSTIPAVRDSFDVVIVDEGSQAGLDSLFLLWLAPRVIVVGDDRQCTPPVDPAQELDPVLDRLDALLPDVPAWLRVGFTPRSSLFSLLRTRFGEVIRLREHFRCMPEIIEWSSAMFYRDAPLLPLRQFGADRLTPLVARFVPHGFTTATAAGPRNPAEAEALVAQVLACAEDPRYAGLSFGVVVTQGTAQATLIRDQLAERMSAAEHLRRRLRVGTPADFQGDERDVVFLSLVVAPGDRPVPLTRLEYQRRFNVAASRARDQVWLFHSVSPADLDHQDLRHSYLSYVLSAARPAAPLPGVTPPLAEVATDRPHPAFGSLFEQRVFRHLAGRGYLVTPQVEVNGRRVDLVVAGGRARLAVECDGDVGPGPAEIAREFDRERELRRAGWRFWRVRQSDFELDPEAALASLWPRLAAAGIAPMAAERTDPDGRGAPGRPTAPSGPVRAGADELLHRWRPITLSELEGLDDAPAPAGRGDPAGARRSPGTGASAD; encoded by the coding sequence GTGACGGCGCGCCACGACGACGCCGTGCAGCGGGCGGCGCTGGCCGACCGCTGCCACCGGCTGGTGCGCTTCCTGCACGAGGTCGCGGTGGCCCGCTCCGCGCGGGTGCGGACCGTCGAGGAGCACCCGCTCGCCGTCTGGCTCGCCGACATCCCGGCCGGCGTCGCCCTGGCGGAGCACGCCGGCGCCGGCGAGGTCCTGCTGACCGCCCCCGCCGCCGCCACGCTGCCCCCGCCCCCGCCGCTCCCGCCGCTGCTTGCCGGCCGGATCCGCCTGCCCGACGCGGCCGCCGCCGACCCCGACCGCCCGCCGGCATGGCCGAACGCCGACGTTGGCGCCGACGTTGGCGCCGACGCGGACGCGGACGCCGACCCGGGCGCCGACGCCGCGACCGGTCCCGACCCGGCGAGCCCGGAGTACGGCCGGATCGAGGCCGCCTACCGCGAGTGGCTGCCCGGATGGCGGATCTGGGCGACGCGCGCCCGGGCCGACGCCGAACGCCGCGCCCTGCACAACACGCTGCACGCCGTCGCCGCCCGGGTGGCCCAGGAGGGCGACGCGCTGGAGCTGGTGCTGGCCACGGGCCTGCTCACCTGGGCGCCGCCCGGCGGCCCGCTCATCCGCGAGCACCTGCTGTCCACCCGCGTGAGCTGCGAGATCGACCCGGTCAGCTCGGACATCCGGGTGCGGGTCCCGGCGGGCGGGGCCACCCGACTGGGCGACGGCCCGCTGCTCGACGGCCTTCCCGGGTTCCGCCGGGAACGGACCAACCACCTGCACGAACGCCTGCAGAACCGGCCACCGGTCCCGCTCGGCGCCGACGACCCGCGGCTGCTGCGGGACTGGCTGGCCCTGGCGTTGGACGTGCCGGTGGACGGCTTCGACCCGCAGGACGCGCCGCCGCCGCCGTCACCGCCGGACGGCCCGGCCCACCCCCGGGTGACCTTCGCCCCCGCGCTCGTGCTGCGCGTGCGTGACCAGGCCTCGCTGCTGACCTACTACGAGCGGATGCTGGCGGCGTTGCGCGGCGACGGGCCGCCGCCGCTGGGACTCGTCCAGCTCGTCGCCACCCTGGATGCCGACGAGCGGCTCGCCTGGCTCGACGCCGAGGGCGCGACGAGCGGCGCCGAGCTCGGCGCCGACCCGCTGCTGCCGCTGCCGGCCAGCCCCGAGCAGGCCCGGGTGCTCGAACGGCTGCGCCACGACAACGGCGTCGTCGTCGAGGGTCCGCCCGGCACCGGCAAGACCCACACGATCGCGAACCTGATCTCCGCGCTGCTCGCCGAGGGTCAACGGGTCCTCGTCACCAGCCAGAAGGCGCAGGCCCTGCGGGTGCTGCGGGAGAAGCTGCCGCCCGAACTGCAGCGGCTGTGCGTGTCGCTCACCGACGTCGAGGAGGCCTCCGGCCCCGCCGGCGGTGCAGCCGCGACGGTGGACGCCGGCGGGGTCGGTTCGCCCGAGCTCGCCGCGAGCGTCAGCGCACTGGCCGCGGAGAAGGCGGTCTACCACCCCGAGGCGCTCGACCGCCGGATCGAGCAGGCCGCGCGACGGCGGGCCGAGGCGCTGCGCGCCCGGGCCGAGCTCGCCGAGCGGGCCCGCGGCGCGCGGGCCGCCGAGCGCGCCGTGCATCCGGACGGCGAGGTCGGCGCCGCGGGCTGGGGCGGGACCCGGGCGGGCATCGCCGCCCGGGTCCGCGACGGTGGCGAGGCCCACGGCTGGTTGCCGCTGCCCGTGCCGCCCGCGGTCAGCGGCGACGAACGGCCGGCGCCGCTGACCGACACCGAGGCGGTCGAGCTGTACTCCCTGTTGCGTGCCTGCGCCGACGACCCGGTCTCGCCGGCGGCGACGGACGCCGGGCGCCCGGCGGATCCGGCGGACCCGACGGATGTCCCGACCGGCGCGGTACCACCGGTCCTGCCTGCGGCACGCTTCGCCGCGCTGGTGACCGCGGACCGTGCGGCCCGGCGGGCGGCCGAGGCGGCCCGGGCCGAGGTCACCGCCGCCGCCCGCGGCCTGCTGGACGCGATCGCCACGGCCGGCCCCGGATCGTCGCCGACCGGCCCGCTGCGGGCGGCGGTGACCGCGCTCGTCCGCGCCCTCGACGACCTGTCCGCGCACGGCGCCCGCGGGCCGGATCGGGAGTGGATCCCCGCCGCCCTCGATGACGCCCTCGCCGGCCGGGACCGGCTGCTGTGGGCCAAGGTGAGCGCCGCCGCGCCGCTCATCGCCGAGGCGGCCCGCCACGTCGACGACCTCGGCCTGCGCGCCGTCGTGCTGCCCTCCGCCGGCTCCGCCCCGATCGACCCGGCCCGGGTGGCGGACGGCGGCGCGGGCGTCCCCGGCGGCGCGGGCGAACCCGACCGCGCCGTCCCCGACCGTGCTGAACCCGACCGCGCTGAACCCGACGGCGCCGAACCCGACGGCGCCGGGCGGGGCACCGAGCTCGATCCCGCCGTCCTGCTCCCCCGCGCCGAGGCGCTGCGGGCACATCTGGATGAGGGCGCCGAGCTCCGGCGTCGCTTCCGGCCGAAGGTCCAGCGGGACGCCGACGCGCTGCTGCGCCACGTGACCGTCGACGGGGTCGCGCCGACCACCCCGGAACTGCTCGACGTCGTCCTGACCCGCCTGCGGGCGGAGCTCGCCGTCGAGGCCGCCGGTCGCGGCTGGACCCTGGTGGGCCGCCCACCGCGGCCCGGTGATCCGCTGGAGGTCCGGCTGTCCCGGCTGGTCGAGGGGCAGCAGGCCGTCGAGAGGATCGACGCCGTCGTGGCGGCGCGAGACCGGGTCGTCGCCCTCGCCGCCGAGGCGGCGCCCGGGCAGCCGGTCACGATCGACTCCGCTGCGGACGGGCGGGATCTCGCCGCCGCGATGGCCGCGCTCGAGCCGATGGCCGCCGCGGTCGACGCCGACCGGGCGCTCGCCGACCTCGCCGACGCCTACGACCGCCTCGCCGCCGACCCCGACGCCCCCACCGCACTGGCCGCCGAGCTCGGTGCCGTGGCCGCCGCCGCCCGGACCCGCGACGCCGACGCCTACGCCACCGCCCGCGCCGCGCTCGACGCCGCGGCGGCCCGCCGGCAGGCCGCCGCCCGGCAGGCCGTGCTGCTCCACCGGCTGCGTGCGGCGCATCCCGCGTTGGCGGATCTCCTGACCGCTGCCACCATCCACCGATCCGACCGCGGCCCCGGCGGCGAACGGGGGCGCGACGACGGCGGCGATGATCCCTGGCCGGCCCGGCTGGCGTCGTTCTCGGCCGCCTGGGCCTGGGCCGTCGCGGCCGACTGGCTGACCCGAGCCGCCCGCGACGCGGGCGTCCCCGGCGGTGCGGCCACGGCGTCGCCCGACCTGGACGCCCAGCTCGACGCGGCCGAGGACGTCCTCGCCGCGGCCACCGCGGAGCTGGCCGGGGCGAAGGCGTGGAAGCACTGCCTGGAACGGATGGGCGCCGAGCAGTCGGCCGCGCTGCGCGCCTACGCCGACACCGTCGCCGCCGGCGGCACGCTCGCCGGTCGGCATGCCGAGCGCTACCGCCAGGCCGCCCGGGAGGCGATGGAGATCGCCCAGACGGCGGTGCCGGCCTGGGTGATGCCGATCCGGGAGGTGCTGTCGACCATCCCCGCGGTCCGCGACAGCTTCGACGTCGTCATCGTCGACGAGGGCAGCCAGGCCGGGCTCGACAGCCTGTTCCTGCTGTGGCTGGCGCCCCGCGTGATCGTCGTCGGCGACGACCGCCAGTGCACCCCGCCGGTCGACCCGGCGCAGGAGCTCGACCCGGTCCTCGACCGGCTCGACGCCCTGCTGCCGGACGTGCCGGCGTGGCTGCGCGTCGGTTTCACCCCGCGGTCCAGCCTGTTCAGCCTGCTGCGGACCCGCTTCGGCGAGGTGATCCGGCTGCGCGAACACTTCCGCTGCATGCCCGAGATCATCGAGTGGTCGTCGGCGATGTTCTACCGGGACGCGCCGCTGCTGCCGCTGCGCCAGTTCGGCGCGGACCGGCTGACGCCGCTGGTCGCGCGGTTCGTCCCGCACGGGTTCACCACGGCCACTGCGGCGGGGCCGCGTAACCCGGCCGAGGCCGAGGCGCTCGTCGCGCAGGTCCTGGCCTGCGCCGAGGACCCGCGCTACGCCGGGCTCAGCTTCGGCGTCGTGGTCACCCAGGGCACCGCGCAGGCCACGCTGATCCGCGACCAGCTCGCCGAGCGGATGTCGGCCGCCGAGCACCTGCGCCGCCGGCTGCGGGTGGGCACACCGGCCGACTTCCAGGGCGACGAGCGCGACGTCGTGTTCCTGTCGCTGGTCGTCGCGCCGGGCGACCGGCCGGTCCCGCTGACCCGGCTGGAGTACCAGCGGAGGTTCAACGTCGCGGCCTCCCGGGCGCGCGACCAGGTCTGGCTGTTCCACTCGGTGTCGCCGGCCGACCTCGACCACCAGGATCTCCGCCACAGCTACCTCAGCTACGTGCTGTCGGCGGCGCGCCCGGCCGCGCCGCTGCCCGGGGTGACGCCACCGCTCGCCGAGGTCGCCACGGACCGCCCCCATCCCGCCTTCGGTTCGCTGTTCGAGCAGCGGGTGTTCCGCCACCTCGCCGGGCGCGGCTACCTCGTCACGCCCCAGGTGGAGGTCAACGGCCGGCGGGTCGACCTGGTCGTCGCCGGCGGGCGGGCCCGGCTCGCCGTCGAGTGCGACGGGGACGTCGGCCCCGGGCCGGCGGAGATCGCCCGCGAGTTCGACCGGGAACGGGAGCTGCGCCGGGCGGGATGGCGGTTCTGGCGGGTCCGTCAGTCCGACTTCGAGCTCGACCCCGAGGCGGCGCTGGCCTCGCTGTGGCCGCGGCTGGCCGCCGCCGGAATCGCCCCGATGGCGGCCGAGCGGACGGACCCCGACGGGCGGGGGGCGCCGGGCCGCCCGACCGCCCCGAGCGGGCCGGTCCGCGCCGGCGCGGACGAGCTGCTGCACCGCTGGCGTCCGATCACGCTCTCGGAGCTGGAGGGCCTCGACGACGCGCCGGCACCGGCCGGGCGCGGCGATCCGGCCGGTGCACGGCGCTCGCCGGGTACCGGCGCCTCGGCCGACTGA
- a CDS encoding acetamidase/formamidase family protein has protein sequence MALQPGRGKIEGKHYLPSTPETVTWGELPNALTRPVLSIDSGAAVTFDTVSPEGILGDQGRDPDAFLADLGVPPSEVLADARAIAASGLPHRFGVDAPHIVTGPVLVRGAQPGDVLRVDVLSLHPRARYGIVSSRHGAGLLAGEFPEGDPPEPDADARHWQRFRTVTTFCAVERRRGRLFGALTSTSGGRARFPLAPFLGVMAVAVDSTTEVISATSVGPHGGALDCRDLGTGARLYLPVQVAGALFAVGDPHYAVGDGKIGATALEGPLRATLRLTALREAAARAALGALREPFVETDNVWVTVGVDADLTEAIRRATRSAVVFLQSRVGLERAEALAYLSAAADVGVCRIGPGTQTAFCRIHRADFTEPTAAKPRLHRPPFTRIVSAAGAQDADGAPDADGAPDVDGTHTVHDLDGVADVADVADVAHVGGVADAGGVAGVADAGGVADAGGDGHEREPVGAADEPVGPAGGERPAAEPGRGGSPPAGAPRSPRAGTTRSGPADRRGRPAGR, from the coding sequence GTGGCGCTGCAGCCAGGCCGGGGCAAGATCGAGGGAAAGCACTACCTGCCCTCCACCCCCGAGACCGTCACATGGGGCGAGCTGCCCAACGCACTGACCAGGCCCGTGCTCAGCATCGACTCCGGCGCCGCGGTCACCTTCGACACGGTCAGCCCGGAGGGGATCCTCGGCGACCAGGGCCGTGATCCCGACGCGTTCCTCGCCGACCTCGGCGTGCCGCCGTCCGAGGTCCTCGCCGACGCCCGGGCCATCGCCGCCTCCGGCCTGCCGCACCGCTTCGGCGTGGACGCCCCGCACATCGTGACCGGGCCGGTGCTCGTCCGCGGGGCCCAGCCCGGTGACGTGCTGCGCGTCGACGTCCTGTCGCTGCACCCGCGGGCCCGGTACGGGATCGTCTCCTCCCGTCACGGCGCGGGCCTGCTCGCCGGGGAGTTTCCAGAGGGCGACCCGCCCGAGCCGGATGCCGACGCGCGGCACTGGCAGCGCTTTCGCACCGTCACCACCTTCTGCGCCGTCGAACGCCGCCGCGGACGTCTCTTCGGCGCGCTGACCAGCACGAGCGGCGGACGAGCCCGCTTCCCGCTGGCCCCGTTCCTGGGCGTCATGGCGGTCGCGGTGGACAGTACCACCGAGGTCATCTCCGCCACCTCGGTCGGCCCGCACGGCGGCGCCCTGGACTGCCGCGATCTGGGCACCGGCGCCCGGCTCTACCTGCCCGTCCAGGTCGCCGGCGCGCTGTTCGCCGTCGGTGATCCGCACTACGCCGTCGGCGACGGCAAGATCGGTGCGACGGCCCTGGAGGGCCCGCTGCGCGCGACGCTGCGCCTGACGGCGCTGCGGGAGGCGGCCGCCCGCGCCGCCCTGGGGGCGTTGCGCGAGCCGTTCGTCGAGACCGACAACGTCTGGGTCACCGTGGGAGTCGACGCAGATCTGACCGAGGCGATCCGCCGGGCGACCCGTTCGGCGGTGGTGTTCCTGCAGAGCCGTGTCGGGCTCGAACGCGCCGAGGCGCTGGCCTACCTGTCGGCGGCGGCGGACGTCGGGGTGTGTCGGATCGGGCCCGGGACGCAGACCGCATTCTGCCGCATCCACCGGGCGGACTTCACGGAGCCGACGGCGGCGAAACCCCGGCTGCACCGGCCGCCGTTCACCCGCATCGTCAGTGCCGCCGGCGCGCAGGACGCCGACGGAGCGCCGGACGCCGACGGAGCGCCGGACGTGGATGGCACGCACACCGTGCACGACCTGGATGGCGTGGCGGACGTGGCGGACGTGGCGGACGTGGCGCACGTGGGCGGTGTCGCGGACGCGGGCGGCGTGGCGGGCGTGGCGGACGCGGGCGGTGTCGCGGACGCGGGCGGCGACGGGCACGAGCGCGAGCCTGTGGGCGCGGCGGACGAGCCCGTGGGACCGGCGGGCGGTGAGCGGCCCGCCGCCGAGCCCGGCAGGGGCGGGTCGCCCCCGGCAGGTGCGCCCCGGTCCCCCCGGGCCGGGACGACGCGTTCGGGACCGGCCGACCGGCGGGGCCGTCCGGCGGGCCGGTGA
- a CDS encoding thiamine-phosphate kinase encodes MTATLRDLGEFELIRAITARFALGQDVLVGPGDDAAVLSAPDARVVVTTDLLLEGRHFRRDWSSGVDVGHKAAAQNLADVAAMGARPTGLFVGFAAPGDLTVDWALALADGLAAECARAGATVAGGDISSADSIMLGVTALGDLEGRAPVLRSGARPGDVVVLAGSLGRAEAGLALLTAGLGHDADADADADADAGWTGLVTAHRRPRPPYPLGPALAAAGAHAMCDVSDGLVQDLGHIATASGVRIDLDLGGLTALAAAEPLPSAAAELGADPLDWVLTGGEDHALVACLPPAAAIPGGCERIGLVLPGTGVTLAGRPTAGRGGWNHFR; translated from the coding sequence GTGACCGCGACGCTGCGGGATCTCGGCGAGTTCGAGCTGATCCGTGCGATCACCGCTCGTTTCGCCCTCGGCCAGGACGTGCTCGTCGGCCCGGGCGACGACGCCGCGGTGCTGTCCGCACCGGACGCCCGGGTGGTCGTCACCACCGACCTGCTGCTGGAGGGCCGCCACTTCCGGCGGGACTGGTCGTCGGGCGTGGACGTCGGGCACAAGGCCGCGGCGCAGAACCTCGCGGACGTGGCGGCGATGGGGGCCCGACCGACCGGATTGTTCGTCGGCTTCGCCGCACCCGGCGACCTCACCGTCGACTGGGCGCTGGCGCTGGCCGACGGGCTCGCCGCCGAGTGCGCCCGGGCCGGGGCCACCGTCGCCGGCGGTGACATCAGCTCCGCCGACTCCATCATGCTGGGGGTGACCGCTCTCGGCGATCTCGAGGGCCGGGCGCCGGTGCTGCGCTCGGGGGCCCGACCGGGTGACGTGGTCGTGCTCGCCGGTTCCCTCGGTCGGGCCGAGGCGGGCCTGGCCCTGCTCACCGCGGGCCTGGGCCACGACGCCGATGCCGACGCCGACGCCGATGCCGACGCCGGCTGGACGGGGCTGGTCACAGCGCACCGGCGCCCGCGGCCGCCCTACCCGCTCGGCCCGGCGCTCGCCGCGGCGGGCGCCCACGCGATGTGCGACGTCTCGGACGGTCTGGTCCAGGACCTCGGCCACATCGCCACCGCGTCGGGGGTGAGGATCGATCTCGACCTGGGCGGCCTGACCGCCCTGGCCGCCGCGGAGCCACTGCCCTCGGCCGCCGCTGAGCTGGGGGCGGACCCGCTGGACTGGGTGCTCACCGGCGGTGAGGACCACGCGCTCGTCGCCTGCCTGCCCCCGGCGGCGGCCATCCCCGGTGGCTGCGAACGGATCGGGCTGGTGCTGCCGGGAACGGGCGTCACCCTGGCCGGGCGGCCGACCGCCGGCCGCGGGGGCTGGAATCACTTCAGGTGA